One window of the Megalops cyprinoides isolate fMegCyp1 chromosome 2, fMegCyp1.pri, whole genome shotgun sequence genome contains the following:
- the LOC118770172 gene encoding CMRF35-like molecule 9 → MAPLLFLLLFFSGLPGFHSVKTVSKVTVQRGGSVTIPCHYDQKYKDYVKYWCRGYSWPTCTVIARTDSTRRREDVSITDDPAQQVFTVTMRNLQERDSNKYWCAVKIKGFGTPDDKAPLFLTVSTGSPGLSVLNNTVVGEEGGSVSIQCLYSDSLKERGKKWCRSGDWSSCMTAGGTGISQHASVQISDDRRGEFNVTVRRLERKDTGWYWCTAGDTQVPVHISVVQPTGTQRAINSTSPPTTPQTTFMTTSLSTGASTDSIASQTTTESVRPATSSTLPPTAPFTTPSATLTTAPTASSVVTKSPLTTAPSTLTETPPKTSFSVLTTRTSPSTLATTATSTPAPDVPTTSSTSPASTRVNSAVKVDTQSQTSHSLHLWQVFSIACGVLLLSVTVAMASWKTCRKRRKAYRRWETDEMETHLALQADGDADLTGPADTVLSSTPQGEHLC, encoded by the exons ATggctcctctcctcttcctcctcctcttcttcagtGGACTCCCAG GATTTCACAGCGTGAAGACAGTGAGCAAAGTGACCGTACAGAGGGGTGGATCTGTCACCATCCCGTGTCACTATGATCAGAAATATAAAGACTATGTGAAGTACTGGTGCAGAGGTTACAGCTGGCCCACCTGCACTGTGATAGCGCGCACTGACTCTACACGGAGAAGAGAAGACGTATCAATCACCGATGACCCCGCCCAGCAGGTTTTCACCGTGACCATGAGGAACCTGCAGGAGAGGGATAGCAACAAGTACTGGTGTGCTGTGAAAATTAAGGGTTTTGGGACACCTGATGACAAGGCACCTCTGTTCCTGACGGTTTCCACCG gtTCTCCTGGTCTGTCGGTGCTGAACAACACAGTGGTGGGTGAGGAAGGGGGCAGTGTCAGCATCCAGTGTCTCTATAGTGACAGCctcaaggagagagggaagaagtgGTGCAGGAGTGGGGACTGGAGCTCCTGTATGACAGCAGGGGGAACTGggatatcccagcatgcatctgtgCAGATCAGTGATGACAGAAGAGGAGAGTTCAATGTAACAGTGAGGCGACTGGAGAGGAAGGACACAGGCTGGTACTGGTGCACTGCAGGAGACACACAGGTGCCTGTTCACATCAGCGTGGTGCAGCCAACAGGGACACAACGCGCCATCAACT CAACGTCGCCCCCGACAACGCCACAAACAACATTCATGACAACATCGCTCTCTACAGGAGCATCTACAGACAGCATAGCATCTCAGACCACGACTGAGTCTGTCCGACCAGCAACATCGTCTACTCTACCACCTACAGCTCCATTTACGACACCAAGTGCTACTCTAACAACTGCACCCACAGCATCCTCTGTTGTAACAAAGTCTCCACTTACAACAGCACCCTCTACCCTAACAGAAACTCCACCTAAAACATCATTCTCTGTTTTAACTACAAGAACATCACCCTCCACATTAGCAACAACAGCTACATCAACACCAGCTCCTGACGTGCCAACAACGTCTTCTACATCCCCGGCCTCAACCAGAGTCAACAGTGCTGTAAAGGTGGATACGCAGAGCCAGACATCACACAG CCTCCACCTGTGGCAGGTTTTTTCGATAGCCTGCGGCGTGCTGTTGCTCTCGGTGACGGTTGCCATGGCATCGTGGAAGACATGCAGAAAGCGCA GGAAAGCGTACAGGAGATGGGAGACGGATGAGATGGAGACACACCTTGCA CTTCAGGCGGACGGCGACGCTGACCTCACGGGCCCTGCCGATACTGTCCTCAGCAGCACCCCCCAGGGAGAGCACCTGTGTTAG
- the LOC118770100 gene encoding zinc finger protein 2 homolog isoform X2, producing MQPISEGKDDLRLQQEKMEVLHALKRNGEQTTKFMKSRSPHAERPIKEELEECQIDRGGEKTETCDFTGELDQKVPKIKEEVEMDDISLVIVSDTAETAGKGTGNEMMTLLENQYQQTERRVKEEYEEYGACQHDGVSDAPVPGDSEEQKGHAMKEEPETMTWETSSLSDTAEQEAGSGDISFLLRGYEDYSLPDSEYDCRDRYTPQGLEMAAGNFEQMPELPGALNVGGESRNFQYRSSVDVSPQIFPCVRCPVSFTMELYLHRHLKRSHPEDYIMLLRSKSLRPEVLLASANKHQTQTSSNAIPRPIPSSPVKDMPLPQKRTTTGATKTHACSQCGKCFTRKNDLKVHQRSHTGEKPYPCTECGRRFVCSDVLKRHLRIHTGERPYSCSQCGKSFSVLYNLTRHERTHTGQRPYYCSECNKSFIRAEDLKKHQQTHTAERHHCSQCGKSFSHLETLKTHLRSHTGEKPYHCSECGKSFGFSRDLKKHQIIHTGERPYSCSQCTKSFGRIWDLTIHQRSHSGERPYHCSQCGQSFSLIGNFKRHQLTHTGERTYHCSQCGKSFVRAAHLKHHLQTHTEEKEYQCSQCGKSFNHLGNFKRHQRSHPGE from the exons ATGCAGCCGATTTCTGAAGGaaag GACGACTTGAGGCTCCAGCAGGAGAAGATGGAGGTCTTGCATGCACTTAAACGGAACGGTGAACAAACGACAAAATTTATGAAG AGCCGATCACCGCACGCTGAGAGGCCAATAAAGGAGGAATTGGAGGAGTGTCAGATCGACCGAGGCggagagaagacagaaacatgtgATTTCACAGGGGAGTTGGACCAGAAGGTGCCGAAGATAAAGGAGGAGGTTGAAATGGATGATATCTCTCTGGTCATCGTGTCGGACACAGCTGAAACCGCGGGGAAGGGAACGGGCAACGAAATGATGACGCTCCTGGAG AACCAGTACCAGCAGACGGAGAGGCGAGTCAAGGAAGAGTACGAGGAGTACGGCGCATGTCAGCATGACGGCGTTTCTGACGCTCCTGTCCCAGGGGACAGCGAGGAGCAGAAGGGTCATGCGATGAAGGAGGAGCCTGAGACGATGACATGGGAGACGTCATCCCTTTCAGACACAGCCGAGCAGGAGGCAGGAAGTGGGGACATCTCCTTCCTGCTG AGGGGTTATGAGGACTACAGCCTCCCAGACTCTGAGTATGACTGCAGGGACCGTTACACGCCCCAGGGTCTGGAGATGGCTGCAGGGAACTTTGAGCAAATGCCTGAGCTTCCTGGAGCACTAAATGTGGGAGGAGAGTCTAGGAACTTTCAATACA GGAGCAGTGTTGATGTTTCCCCGCAAATCTTTCCCTGTGTGCGGTGCCCAGTCTCCTTCACGATGGAGCTCTACCTCCACAGGCATTTGAAGAGGTCTCACCCTGAAGATTACATCATGCTGCTGAGGTCTAAATCCCTTAGACCTGAGGTCCTGTTAGCCTCTGCCAACAAACACCAGACCCAGACCTCATCAAATGCAATACCTAGACCCATTCCCTCATCGCCTGTTAAAGACATGCCCTTGCCACAGAAACGGACCACTACAGGTGCCACAAAAACTCATGCATGTTCCCAATGTGGGAAGTGCTTCACAAGAAAAAATGATCTGAAAGTACACCAGAGAAGTCACACAGGGGAGAAACCATACCCTTGCACAGAGTGCGGGAGGAGGTTTGTGTGTTCAGATGTCCTTAAAAGGCACCTCCgaattcacacaggagagaggccGTACagctgctcccagtgtgggaagagttttaGTGTCTTATACAATCTGACAAGGCATGAGCgaacacacacaggtcagagACCATATTATTGCTCTGAGTGTAATAAGAGTTTCATCCGTGCTGAGGATCTGAAAAAGCACCAGCAAACCCATACAGCAGAGAGACATCACTGCTCACAGTGTGGGAAAAGTTTCAGCCATTTAGAGACTCTGAAGACACACCTTCGGAGCCACACGGGAGAGAAACCATACCACTGCTCTGAATGTGGAAAGAGTTTTGGTTTCTCACGGGACCTGAAAAAACACCAGATAattcacacaggggagagacCATACAGCTGCTCCCAATGTACTAAAAGCTTTGGTCGAATATGGGACCTGACAATACACCAGAGATCACACAGTGGAGAGAGACCATATCACTGCTCCCAATGTGGGCAGAGTTTTAGCTTGATAGGAAACTTCAAGCGCCACCAGCTGactcacacaggagagagaacCTACCATTGCTCCCAGTGCGGCAAGAGCTTTGTTCGAGCTGCACACCTCAAACACCACCTTCAGACTCACACAGAGGAGAAGGAATATCAATGCTCTCAATGTGGAAAGAGTTTCAACCACCTCGGAAATTTCAAACGACACCAACGAAGTCACCCAGGAGAATGA
- the LOC118770347 gene encoding dolichyl-diphosphooligosaccharide--protein glycosyltransferase subunit DAD1-like, with protein sequence MSNSVISVISRFLEEYRSTTPNKLKVVDAYLLYIMLTGALQFLYCLLVGTFPFNSFLSGFISCVGAFILGVCLRIQINPQNKGEFLSISPERAFADFLFAHTVLHLVVINFIG encoded by the exons ATGTCTAATTCGGTGATTTCCGTCATATCACGGTTTTTGGAGGAGTACAGGAGCACTACGCCGAATAAATTGAAAGTCGTGGATGCCTATCTGCTCTACATTATGCTGACCGGAGCGCTGCAGTTCCTTTACTGCCTGCTCGTAGGCACCTTCCCCTTCAACAGCTTTCTGTCTGGCTTCATATCGTGTGTCGGCGCCTTCATCCTGGGAG tTTGCCTGCGGATCCAGATCAACCCTCAGAACAAAGGAGAGTTCCTGTCCATCTCCCCAGAGAGGGCCTTTGCAGACTTCTTATTCGCCCACACCGTGCTCCACCTGGttgtcattaatttcattgGTTGA
- the LOC118770100 gene encoding zinc finger protein 2 homolog isoform X3, which yields MQPISEGKSRSPHAERPIKEELEECQIDRGGEKTETCDFTGELDQKVPKIKEEVEMDDISLVIVSDTAETAGKGTGNEMMTLLENQYQQTERRVKEEYEEYGACQHDGVSDAPVPGDSEEQKGHAMKEEPETMTWETSSLSDTAEQEAGSGDISFLLGTKRGYEDYSLPDSEYDCRDRYTPQGLEMAAGNFEQMPELPGALNVGGESRNFQYRSSVDVSPQIFPCVRCPVSFTMELYLHRHLKRSHPEDYIMLLRSKSLRPEVLLASANKHQTQTSSNAIPRPIPSSPVKDMPLPQKRTTTGATKTHACSQCGKCFTRKNDLKVHQRSHTGEKPYPCTECGRRFVCSDVLKRHLRIHTGERPYSCSQCGKSFSVLYNLTRHERTHTGQRPYYCSECNKSFIRAEDLKKHQQTHTAERHHCSQCGKSFSHLETLKTHLRSHTGEKPYHCSECGKSFGFSRDLKKHQIIHTGERPYSCSQCTKSFGRIWDLTIHQRSHSGERPYHCSQCGQSFSLIGNFKRHQLTHTGERTYHCSQCGKSFVRAAHLKHHLQTHTEEKEYQCSQCGKSFNHLGNFKRHQRSHPGE from the exons ATGCAGCCGATTTCTGAAGGaaag AGCCGATCACCGCACGCTGAGAGGCCAATAAAGGAGGAATTGGAGGAGTGTCAGATCGACCGAGGCggagagaagacagaaacatgtgATTTCACAGGGGAGTTGGACCAGAAGGTGCCGAAGATAAAGGAGGAGGTTGAAATGGATGATATCTCTCTGGTCATCGTGTCGGACACAGCTGAAACCGCGGGGAAGGGAACGGGCAACGAAATGATGACGCTCCTGGAG AACCAGTACCAGCAGACGGAGAGGCGAGTCAAGGAAGAGTACGAGGAGTACGGCGCATGTCAGCATGACGGCGTTTCTGACGCTCCTGTCCCAGGGGACAGCGAGGAGCAGAAGGGTCATGCGATGAAGGAGGAGCCTGAGACGATGACATGGGAGACGTCATCCCTTTCAGACACAGCCGAGCAGGAGGCAGGAAGTGGGGACATCTCCTTCCTGCTG GGCACGAAGAGGGGTTATGAGGACTACAGCCTCCCAGACTCTGAGTATGACTGCAGGGACCGTTACACGCCCCAGGGTCTGGAGATGGCTGCAGGGAACTTTGAGCAAATGCCTGAGCTTCCTGGAGCACTAAATGTGGGAGGAGAGTCTAGGAACTTTCAATACA GGAGCAGTGTTGATGTTTCCCCGCAAATCTTTCCCTGTGTGCGGTGCCCAGTCTCCTTCACGATGGAGCTCTACCTCCACAGGCATTTGAAGAGGTCTCACCCTGAAGATTACATCATGCTGCTGAGGTCTAAATCCCTTAGACCTGAGGTCCTGTTAGCCTCTGCCAACAAACACCAGACCCAGACCTCATCAAATGCAATACCTAGACCCATTCCCTCATCGCCTGTTAAAGACATGCCCTTGCCACAGAAACGGACCACTACAGGTGCCACAAAAACTCATGCATGTTCCCAATGTGGGAAGTGCTTCACAAGAAAAAATGATCTGAAAGTACACCAGAGAAGTCACACAGGGGAGAAACCATACCCTTGCACAGAGTGCGGGAGGAGGTTTGTGTGTTCAGATGTCCTTAAAAGGCACCTCCgaattcacacaggagagaggccGTACagctgctcccagtgtgggaagagttttaGTGTCTTATACAATCTGACAAGGCATGAGCgaacacacacaggtcagagACCATATTATTGCTCTGAGTGTAATAAGAGTTTCATCCGTGCTGAGGATCTGAAAAAGCACCAGCAAACCCATACAGCAGAGAGACATCACTGCTCACAGTGTGGGAAAAGTTTCAGCCATTTAGAGACTCTGAAGACACACCTTCGGAGCCACACGGGAGAGAAACCATACCACTGCTCTGAATGTGGAAAGAGTTTTGGTTTCTCACGGGACCTGAAAAAACACCAGATAattcacacaggggagagacCATACAGCTGCTCCCAATGTACTAAAAGCTTTGGTCGAATATGGGACCTGACAATACACCAGAGATCACACAGTGGAGAGAGACCATATCACTGCTCCCAATGTGGGCAGAGTTTTAGCTTGATAGGAAACTTCAAGCGCCACCAGCTGactcacacaggagagagaacCTACCATTGCTCCCAGTGCGGCAAGAGCTTTGTTCGAGCTGCACACCTCAAACACCACCTTCAGACTCACACAGAGGAGAAGGAATATCAATGCTCTCAATGTGGAAAGAGTTTCAACCACCTCGGAAATTTCAAACGACACCAACGAAGTCACCCAGGAGAATGA
- the abhd4 gene encoding (Lyso)-N-acylphosphatidylethanolamine lipase, whose amino-acid sequence MQDETDTEADSGWSWLPSWRPTSMSLLKSTEAKILACIQNDLWARFVTLPTQDRIWTLTVTNRNFRKAAEQVSQTPLVMVHGFGGGVGLWIRNLDPLCRSRPVITFDLLGFGRSSRPHFPSDPTQAEERSVSSIEQWRQALGLERMILLGHSLGGYLATSYAIQYPERVSHLILVDPWGFPERPQPLAEGSEGQGSEVKRPAPPRWVKAMASVLTMFNPLAVIRAAGPWGPGLVNRFRPDFKRKFEDLFDDDTMTQYIYHCNAQSPSGEVGFRAMSESLGWAKRPMLQRVHLLPPSLPVTLLYGARSWVDSSTGLRVGQLRPHSYTSVVVIEGASHHVYADQPEEFNRVVQNICDSVD is encoded by the exons ATGCAAGACGAGACTGACACAGA gGCTGACTCAGGGTGGAGCTGGTTGCCGTCTTGGAGACCGACCTCAATGTCTCTCCTGAAGAGCACAGAGGCAAAGATCCTGGCCT GTATTCAGAATGACCTCTGGGCTCGTTTTGTCACCCTGCCCACCCAGGACAGGATATGGACGCTCACTGTGACTAACAGGAACTTCCGCAAAGCTGCTGAGCAGG TCTCTCAGACCCCTCTGGTGATGGTGCACGGGTtcgggggcggggtggggctgTGGATCCGGAACCTGGACCCTCTGTGCCGGTCTCGGCCCGTCATCACCTTCGACCTGCTGGGCTTCGGCCGCAGCTCACGGCCTCACTTCCCCTCTGACCCCACCCAGGCCGAGGAGCGCTCCGTCTCCTCCATCGAACAGTGGAGGCAGGCTCTGGGCCTGGAGCGCATGATTCTATTGGGCCACAGTCTGGGCGGTTACCTAGCGACATCCTACGCTATCCAGTACCCTGAGAG GGTCAGTCACCTCATCCTGGTTGACCCCTGGGGTTTCCCGGAGCGGCCGCAGCCTTTGGCCGAGGGGTCAGAGGGTCAGGGATCGGAGGTGAAGCGGCCTGCCCCTCCTCGCTGGGTGAAGGCGATGGCGTCGGTACTCACCATGTTCAACCCCCTGGCTGTCATCAGAGCGGCGGGACCGTGGG GCCCAGGGTTAGTGAACAGGTTCCGCCCAGACTTCAAGCGAAAGTTTGAGGACCTGTTTGATGATGACACCATGACACAGTACATCTACCACTGCAACGCCCAGAGTCCCAG cgGGGAGGTGGGTTTCCGGGCGATGTCAGAGTCTCTGGGCTGGGCGAAGAGGCCGATGCTGCAGAGGGTGCAcctgctgcccccctccctccccgtcACCCTGCTGTACGGAGCACGCTCCTGGGTGGACAGCTCCACTGGGCTCAGGGTGGGCCAGCTGCGGCCCCACAGCTACACCAGCGTAGTG gttATAGAAGGAGCATCTCACCATGTCTATGCGGATCAGCCTGAGGAGTTCAACAGAGTGGTGCAGAATATATGCGACAGTGtggactga
- the LOC118770100 gene encoding zinc finger protein 2 homolog isoform X1 has product MQPISEGKDDLRLQQEKMEVLHALKRNGEQTTKFMKSRSPHAERPIKEELEECQIDRGGEKTETCDFTGELDQKVPKIKEEVEMDDISLVIVSDTAETAGKGTGNEMMTLLENQYQQTERRVKEEYEEYGACQHDGVSDAPVPGDSEEQKGHAMKEEPETMTWETSSLSDTAEQEAGSGDISFLLGTKRGYEDYSLPDSEYDCRDRYTPQGLEMAAGNFEQMPELPGALNVGGESRNFQYRSSVDVSPQIFPCVRCPVSFTMELYLHRHLKRSHPEDYIMLLRSKSLRPEVLLASANKHQTQTSSNAIPRPIPSSPVKDMPLPQKRTTTGATKTHACSQCGKCFTRKNDLKVHQRSHTGEKPYPCTECGRRFVCSDVLKRHLRIHTGERPYSCSQCGKSFSVLYNLTRHERTHTGQRPYYCSECNKSFIRAEDLKKHQQTHTAERHHCSQCGKSFSHLETLKTHLRSHTGEKPYHCSECGKSFGFSRDLKKHQIIHTGERPYSCSQCTKSFGRIWDLTIHQRSHSGERPYHCSQCGQSFSLIGNFKRHQLTHTGERTYHCSQCGKSFVRAAHLKHHLQTHTEEKEYQCSQCGKSFNHLGNFKRHQRSHPGE; this is encoded by the exons ATGCAGCCGATTTCTGAAGGaaag GACGACTTGAGGCTCCAGCAGGAGAAGATGGAGGTCTTGCATGCACTTAAACGGAACGGTGAACAAACGACAAAATTTATGAAG AGCCGATCACCGCACGCTGAGAGGCCAATAAAGGAGGAATTGGAGGAGTGTCAGATCGACCGAGGCggagagaagacagaaacatgtgATTTCACAGGGGAGTTGGACCAGAAGGTGCCGAAGATAAAGGAGGAGGTTGAAATGGATGATATCTCTCTGGTCATCGTGTCGGACACAGCTGAAACCGCGGGGAAGGGAACGGGCAACGAAATGATGACGCTCCTGGAG AACCAGTACCAGCAGACGGAGAGGCGAGTCAAGGAAGAGTACGAGGAGTACGGCGCATGTCAGCATGACGGCGTTTCTGACGCTCCTGTCCCAGGGGACAGCGAGGAGCAGAAGGGTCATGCGATGAAGGAGGAGCCTGAGACGATGACATGGGAGACGTCATCCCTTTCAGACACAGCCGAGCAGGAGGCAGGAAGTGGGGACATCTCCTTCCTGCTG GGCACGAAGAGGGGTTATGAGGACTACAGCCTCCCAGACTCTGAGTATGACTGCAGGGACCGTTACACGCCCCAGGGTCTGGAGATGGCTGCAGGGAACTTTGAGCAAATGCCTGAGCTTCCTGGAGCACTAAATGTGGGAGGAGAGTCTAGGAACTTTCAATACA GGAGCAGTGTTGATGTTTCCCCGCAAATCTTTCCCTGTGTGCGGTGCCCAGTCTCCTTCACGATGGAGCTCTACCTCCACAGGCATTTGAAGAGGTCTCACCCTGAAGATTACATCATGCTGCTGAGGTCTAAATCCCTTAGACCTGAGGTCCTGTTAGCCTCTGCCAACAAACACCAGACCCAGACCTCATCAAATGCAATACCTAGACCCATTCCCTCATCGCCTGTTAAAGACATGCCCTTGCCACAGAAACGGACCACTACAGGTGCCACAAAAACTCATGCATGTTCCCAATGTGGGAAGTGCTTCACAAGAAAAAATGATCTGAAAGTACACCAGAGAAGTCACACAGGGGAGAAACCATACCCTTGCACAGAGTGCGGGAGGAGGTTTGTGTGTTCAGATGTCCTTAAAAGGCACCTCCgaattcacacaggagagaggccGTACagctgctcccagtgtgggaagagttttaGTGTCTTATACAATCTGACAAGGCATGAGCgaacacacacaggtcagagACCATATTATTGCTCTGAGTGTAATAAGAGTTTCATCCGTGCTGAGGATCTGAAAAAGCACCAGCAAACCCATACAGCAGAGAGACATCACTGCTCACAGTGTGGGAAAAGTTTCAGCCATTTAGAGACTCTGAAGACACACCTTCGGAGCCACACGGGAGAGAAACCATACCACTGCTCTGAATGTGGAAAGAGTTTTGGTTTCTCACGGGACCTGAAAAAACACCAGATAattcacacaggggagagacCATACAGCTGCTCCCAATGTACTAAAAGCTTTGGTCGAATATGGGACCTGACAATACACCAGAGATCACACAGTGGAGAGAGACCATATCACTGCTCCCAATGTGGGCAGAGTTTTAGCTTGATAGGAAACTTCAAGCGCCACCAGCTGactcacacaggagagagaacCTACCATTGCTCCCAGTGCGGCAAGAGCTTTGTTCGAGCTGCACACCTCAAACACCACCTTCAGACTCACACAGAGGAGAAGGAATATCAATGCTCTCAATGTGGAAAGAGTTTCAACCACCTCGGAAATTTCAAACGACACCAACGAAGTCACCCAGGAGAATGA
- the LOC118770143 gene encoding zinc finger protein 501-like — protein MESLLSTDLHVFPTLKTDQIKAEKEDWEGLYSSLADRNPCGSEAFEHLNATDKACGTVLKHGQIKTEAGELEGLSCGGHTGSDVKIECTELDHIKAETAVVHRSEKYRRDLAAVSVVFNQTATRRTKKGPSDAVREEWPCLQCSRTFSKERYLKTHRKVHLGKKIHIEEKLHTCTECKKTFSRLGNLKSHKLIHTGEKSYSCDECNKSFNRLGNLKIHQQIHKGEKPYHCTECGKIFSNSARLNEHQRIHTGEKPHTCTECGKSFRLLVILKEHQRIHTGEKPHTCNECGKSFRQLVTLKQHQRIHSGEKPHSCTECGKRFRQSGSLQNHRSIHKSEKLHSCVDCGKSFSRAGSLKEHQRIHTGEKPYFCSECGNSFSHLGHLKQHQQMHTGEKPYSCSECGNSFRTLEYLKEHNRLHTGEKPYSCSVCGRCFRVSKKYKEHQRIHSGEKPYTCNVCGRSFRRLGPFKDHQQIHTDEKPHACIDCGKSFRLLRSLRRHQQVHTKDKPHL, from the coding sequence ATGGAGTCTTTATTGTCAACAGACCTGCACGTTTTTCCCACCCTGAAAACAGATCAAATCAAAGCCGAGAAAGAGGACTGGGAGGGGTTATACTCAAGCCTCGCTGACAGAAATCCCTGTGGAAGTGAAGCTTTTGAACACCTCAACGCTACAGACAAGGCCTGCGGTACTGTTCTGAAACACGGTCAAATAAAAACTGAGGCTGGCGAGCTGGAGGGTCTGAGTTGTGGAGGACACACTGGCTCTGACGTAAAGATAGAATGCACAGAACTAGATCACATAAAGGCAGAAACAGCAGTTGTCCACAGATCTGAGAAATACAGGAGAGACTTAGCTGCTGTCAGTGTAGTGTTTAATCAGACTGCAACACGGCGCACAAAAAAAGGTCCGTCTGATGCTGTGAGGGAGGAGTGGCCAtgtctgcagtgcagcaggACTTTCAGCAAGGAAAGGTACCTGAAGACGCACAGGAAAGTTCATCTTGGGAAGAAAATTCATATTGAGGAGAAGTTGCACACTTGCACCGAATGCAAGAAGACTTTCAGCCGATTAGGTAACTTAAAATCCCATAAGCttattcacacaggagagaagtCGTACTCTTGCGATGAATGTAATAAAAGCTTCAATAGACTGGGGAATTTAAAAATCCATCAGCAAATCCACAAGGGAGAGAAACCATACCATTGCACCGAGTGTGGGAAGATTTTCAGTAACTCAGCACGCTTAAATGAACATCAGCGAATACATACAGGAGAGAAACCACACACTTGCACAGAGTGTGGAAAGAGTTTCAGACTGTTAGTAATATTAAAAGAACATCAAAGAatacacacaggagagaaacctcACACTTGTAATGAGTGCGGGAAGAGTTTCAGGCAATTGGTAACTCTAAAACAACATCAGCGGATTCACTCAGGAGAGAAGCCACACTCTTGCACTGAATGTGGGAAGAGATTCAGACAGTCTGGTAGCCTACAAAATCATCGATCAATTCACAAGTCAGAGAAATTACACTCATGTGTGGACTGTGGGAAAAGTTTCAGTCGTGCTGGAAGTTTAAAAGAACACCAGCGAatacacacaggagagaaaccataCTTTTGTTCTGAATGTGGGAACAGCTTTAGTCATTTGGGGCATTTGAAACAACATCAGCAAatgcacacaggagagaaaccataTTCTTGCTCTGAATGTGGCAATAGTTTTAGAACATTGGAATATTTGAAAGAACATAATAGacttcacacaggagagaagccATACTCTTGTTCTGTATGTGGGAGGTGTTTCAGAGTTTCTAAAAAATACAAGGAACACCAGCGGATCCACTCTGGAGAAAAACCATACACTTGCAATGTGTGTGGAAGAAGTTTTAGGCGGTTAGGACCATTTAAAGATCATCAGCAAATTCATACAGATGAGAAGCCACATGCTTGCATTGACTGTGGAAAGAGTTTCAGATTACTGAGAAGCTTAAGAAGACATCAGCAAGTTCACACAAAAGATAAACCTCATTTGTAA